The Plasmodium yoelii strain 17X genome assembly, chromosome: 4 genome has a window encoding:
- a CDS encoding PIR protein, whose translation MNKKVCEKFENVWENFPDTLTNNKYHEFKDNNFLNSYCNNNNCEGNLDKINAVFLYLVNGLFGPSGVFKDNVKNNINAVEYIIIWLSHMLNLKDKEGNILTSFYNVYIKNQEKYKNTINGVDGCSNYNDLIYKKNELMNITNEKLSKFYDAFKLLCEMYTQFDEKTSNCTKCSENAKKFAKKYKELNGDSSITNDSSCNKLLCTLSNDYDNFKKNCKDSSSFPTIDKPNITSKCPEQTSEQNLRSSAVISEDVASSSSIGSKFFTVLSIFGAIAFFLGISYKYSLFGFRKRSQKQHLRENLKK comes from the exons atgaataagaaagtg tgtgaaaAATTCGAGAATGTATGGGAGAATTTTCCCGATACATTGACcaataataaatatcatgaatttaaagataataattttttaaatagttattgtaataataataattgtgaAGGTAatctcgataaaattaatgctgTATTCTTGTATTTGGTTAATGGACTCTTTGGGCCTTCTGGTGTGTTTAAGgataatgtaaaaaataatatcaatgctgttgaatacattatcatatggttaagtcatatgttaaacctaaagGATAAAGAAGGAAACATTCTAACAAGtttttataatgtatatataaaaaatcaagaaaagtataaaaatacTATAAATGGTGTTGATGGTTGTAGTAATTATAATGatcttatatataaaaaaaatgaattgaTGAATATTACTAATGAAAAattgtctaaattttatgatgcatttaaattattatgtgaaaTGTATACTCAATTTGATGAAAAAACATCAAATTGCACAAAATGTTCGGAAAATGCCAAAAAGtttgctaaaaaatataaagaacttAATGGAGATTCTAGTATTACTAATGATAGTTCCTGTAATAAACTATTGTGtactttatcaaatgattatgataattttaaaaagaatTGTAAAGACAGTTCATCCTTTCCAACGATAGACAAACCAAATATTACTTCAAAATGTCCTGAACAAACTTCTGAACAAAATTTAAGAAGTTCTGCAGTAATTTCTGAAGATGTggcatcaagttcgtcgataggaAGCAAGTTCtttacagttttatcgatatttggtgcaatagcattttttttaggaatttcttataag tattcgttatttggatttcggaaacgatctcaaaaacaacatttaagagaaaatctaaaaaaataa
- a CDS encoding fam-a protein gives MNKFYIQIFFFLLSIFLYGNNKALATEVAPKIGAKPKSIRYTKPKSIRYTKPKSKKYEKPQSKKSYPDNDNTEEIYEKNKHLLYPDIMEHINARNFMRDALVQLEYHANSRAYYKLFCRNYAYHMLFYKKKFRGHTRIEKLEYVVFDLNKYNELVNDLWDPDSDNFLYVGSVKRKIVRVYNPNLVMIHQRSKIWPWSRQCYFYAIAARYRISENKTIIVMASGNINDHNSKNTRFCQNTIVESGHLFKADIDSEDDIRNGKLKKLFVNLSGYIVEKGKDYIYITYLESIRSV, from the exons atgaataaattttatattcaaatttttttttttcttttaagcATATTCCTATATGGGAATAATAAAGCTCTTGCAACTGAAGTTGCTCCAAAAATAGGTGCAAAACCCAAATCAATAAGATATACAAAACCCAAATCAATAAGATATACAAAACccaaatcaaaaaaatatgaaaaaccCCAATCAAAAAAATCGTATCCTGA cAATGACAATACagaagaaatatatgaaaaaaacaagcACCTATTATATCCCGATATCATGGAACATATAAATGCGCGCAATTTTATGAGAGATGCTTTAGTACAATTAGAATATCATGCTAATAGTAGAgcttattataaattattttgtagAAATTATGCTTACCATAtgcttttttataaaaaaaaatttcgaGGTCATACAAGAATTGAAAAACTTGAATATGTAGTTTTTGATTTGAATAAG TACAATGAACTAGTAAACGATTTATGGGATCCAGATAGTGACAATTTTCTTTATGTAGGCTCGGTTAAAA gAAAAATTGTCCGTGTGTACAATCCAAATTTAGTAATGATACACCAACGTTCCAAAATATGGCCATGGTCTCGTCAATGCTATTTTTATGCTATAGCTGCAAGATATAGA ataTCAGAAAACAAAACCATAATTGTCATGGCTTCaggaaatataaatgatcacAACAGTAAAAATACGAGATTCTGTCAAAACACAATAGTAGAAAGTGGACATTTATTCAAAGCTGACATCGATTCTGAAGATGATATTAGAAAcggaaaattaaaaaaattgtttgtTAACTTAAGTGGATACATTGTTGAAAAAGGAAAGgactatatttatatcaccTATCTCGAATCTATAAGaa gTGTATGA
- a CDS encoding PIR protein, with product MDHYRCMRFGTLRSFYPDELNLSTERDIHSIGGVVKYCPNGGSKKNECKTDLDKIKAGFLWLFEQIIVNNIDSLSKDQIEIFTIYIIMWFSYMLNLKNVKEFNNINEFYDAHIKNITDYINCNTDGKECNSILKNNLGYNNFKEIIDKKKDLLSINLKDMSNFYGAFKLLCIVHTEFDANKPECTKYIENAKNFVEKYNELNNGSDITESSPYYQVLSTLSKDYNNFKKYCNENKGDCNDIPSLLPIKTKENAVQSSAHDNVQNYGVTSSSPSIANKLIPFLLILATIPIFLGVSYKYSLFGFRKRSQKHIREKLKK from the exons aTGGATCATTATCGG TGTATGAGGTTTGGTACATTAAGGTCATTTTATCCCGATGAATTAAACTTATCTACAGAACGTGATATTCATAGTATAGGGGGGGTTGTGAAATACTGTCCTAATGGAGGctcgaaaaaaaatgaatgtaaGACAGATCTCGATAAAATAAAGGCTGGATTTTTATGGTTATTTGAACAAAttattgttaataatattgatagTTTAAGCAAAGATCAGATCGAAATATTTactatatacattattatgTGGTtcagttatatgttaaatcTAAAGAATGTTAAGgagtttaataatataaatgagtTTTATGATGCGCATATAAAGAATATTACGGATTATATTAATTGTAATACAGATGGCAAAGAATGTAAtagtatattaaaaaataatttgggatataataattttaaggaAATCATAGACAAAAAAAAGGATTTATTGAGTATTAATTTGAAAGATATGTCTAATTTTTATGgtgcatttaaattattatgtatcGTACATACTGAATTTGATGCAAACAAGCCAGAATGTAcgaaatatatagaaaatgctaaaaattttgttgaaaaatataatgaacttAATAACGGTTCTGATATTACTGAAAGTAGTCCCTATTATCAAgtattgtctacattatcgaaagattataataattttaaaaagtattgtaatgaaaataaaggTGATTGTAATGATATTCCATCCCTTTTACcaataaaaacaaaagaaaatgCTGTACAAAGTTCTGCACATGATAATGTACAAAATTATGGAGTTACATCGTCAAGTCCGTCAATagcaaacaaattaattccatttttattgatACTAGCCACAATACCAATTTTTTTAggagtttcttataag tattcgctatttggatttcggaaacgatctcaaaagcatataagagaaaagctaaaaaaataa
- a CDS encoding PIR protein codes for MNKEVCKRFENVWKDFPDTLSNEKYQFKGDNFLNKYCDGSKCDNDIEQISAGCLYLLNEFFKNSSVFQSVAKNNINIVEYIMIWLSYMLKLKKNEGSDSLKYFYTTTIDNDKYKTSIDKVGDCSNYKDLIDKKKYFLDIDKNIISNLYDAFKSLCKMYTGFDESTSNCTNCSQHAQNFAEKYKELNKESNIPNNSSYNKLVYTLSNDYNNLKINCKNCSSFPEIEPSIYALTSEDTSSSSIGNKLISVLSILVAIAFLGGISYKYSLFGFRKRFKKQQIKEKIKNIKKRINN; via the exons atgaataaggaagtg tgtaaaaGGTTTGAGAATGTGTGGAAGGATTTTCCCGATACATTGAGTAATGAAAAATACCAATTTAAAggtgataattttttaaataagtattgTGATGGCAGTAAATGTGATAATGATATAGAACAGATTagtgctggatgtttatatttgcttaatgaattttttaagAATTCTTCTGTGTTTCAATCTGTTGCAAAAAATAacatcaatattgttgaatacattatgatatggttaagttatatgttaaaacTAAAGAAAAATGAAGGAAGCGACAgtctaaaatatttttatactacAACTATAGATAATGATAAGTATAAAACGTCTATAGACAAAGTTGGAGATTGTAGTAattataaggatcttatagataaaaaaaaatattttttggatatagataaaaatattatatctaatttatatgatgcatttaaatcattatgtaaaaTGTATACTGGATTTGATGAAAGCACGTCAAATTGCACAAACTGTTCGCAACATGCCCAAAATTTTgctgaaaaatataaagaacttAATAAAGAATCGAATATTCCTAATAATAGTTCCTATAATAAACTAGTGTAtacattatcaaatgattataataatttaaaaattaactGTAAAAATTGTTCATCCTTTCCAGAGATAGAACCAAGCATTTATGCACTAACATCTGAAGAtacatcaagttcgtcgataggaaacaaattaatttcaGTTTTGTCGATATTAGttgcaatagcatttttggggggaatttcttataag tattcgttatttggatttcggaaacgatttaaaaaacaacaaataaaagaaaaaataaaaaatataaagaagagaataaataattaa
- a CDS encoding PIR protein gives MLTSKVCRELESMWKFFSDELNNSGEYAFSRGILGKYCPNENCNNYIDKINAGSLWLFYEFFGKPGSTVDSNTYKDDVLCIMIWLSYKLSLKLPDDITTLNSFYSQHIQHNEKYTKSKVNDGTYGSYKEIIDVIKEYMDINITHMSKFYELLKLLCKMNTSYTNGKSNDFSEDANKFVYEYEKLLNDNDNNIDDSSYNKVLLHLSNYYNNFEKYRVPYNKQMKRPPLPTEKKAEKNDVVDSSETKIDGSSSETKIDNSSSETYQSINVTETMSYNTTLAGSSLVNKIIPVLSIFAAILFFGGISYKYSLFGFRKRSQKQHLREKIKK, from the exons ATGTTAACTAGTAAAGTG TGTAGAGAGCTTGAAAGTATGTGGAAGTTTTTTTCcgatgaattaaataattctgGAGAATATGCTTTTTCTCGTGGAATTCTTGGGAAATACTGCCCTAATGAAAATTGCAATAACtatatcgataaaattaatgctggCAGTTTATggttattttatgaattttttgGTAAACCTGGTAGCACAGTTGATTCTAATACTTATAAGGATGACGTTTTAtgtattatgatatggttaagttataaattAAGCCTAAAATTACCTGATGACATCACCACATTAAACAGTTTTTATTCTCAGCATATACAACATAACGAGAAGTACACTAAAAGTAAAGTTAATGATGGAACATATGGAAGTTATAAGGAAATTATAGATGTCATAAAGGAATATATGGATATTAATATTACTCatatgtctaaattttatgaattacttaaattattatgtaagaTGAATACTTCTTATACGAATGGTAAAAGTAACGATTTTTCAGAAGATgctaataaatttgtttatgaatatgaaaaactccttaatgataatgataataatattgacgACAGTTCATACAATAAAGTATTACTTCATTTAtccaattattataataattttgaaaaatacaGAGTTCCttataataaacaaatgAAACGTCCTCCATTACCAACAGAAAAAAAAGCCGAAAAGAATGATGTAGTAGATTCTAGTGAAACTAAAATAGATGGTTCTTCAAGTGAAACTAAAATAGATAATTCCTCAAGTGAAACATATCAATCAATTAATGTAACGGAAACCATGAGTTATAACACTACATTAGCAGGTTCATCACTagtaaacaaaataattccagttttatcgatatttgctGCAATACTATTTTTTGggggaatttcttataag tattcgttatttggatttcggaaacgatctcaaaaacaacatttaagagaaaagataaaaaaataa
- a CDS encoding PIR protein: MSKELCGIINTIDEYFAGDPKKSREYNSTDFFNMFLSDCICSSDEEQIICGFIILLNALDEGSIDSDKLVEYAILWLSYKLNQKKENGTTRLNDFHTGHIKQNGCYNKQIAAGSGSGKKIHMGVIDTKIESMNIDIKDISNFYDAFKSLCNMYSEIGAEDYQCNKCLENAGELFEKYEKLKNALDINKGSSYLQLLSSLSNDYKNFENEYNYVKCTNSSPFVACPRSSVTKNTLISIAIIFVAASILLGVSYKYSLFGFRKRSQKQYLKEMLKK; this comes from the exons atgtctAAGGAATTg tGTGGTATAATTAATACGATCGATGAATATTTTGCTGGTGATCCGAAAAAATCGAGAGAATATAATTCTACggatttttttaatatgtttttatctGATTGTATCTGTAGTAGTGATGAAGAACAGATTATCTGTggttttataatattactaaATGCGCTTGATGAGGGAAGTATAGATAGTGATAAACTTGTTGAATAcgctattttatggttaagttataaactaaatcaaaaaaaagaaaatggaaCGACCAGATTAAACGATTTTCATACTGGacatataaaacaaaatggtTGTTATAATAAGCAAATAGCTGCTGGTAGTGGTAGTGGTAAAAAGATTCATATGGGTGTTATAGATACAAAAATAGAATCGATGaatattgatattaaagatatatctaatttttatgatgcatttaaatcattatgtaacatgtataGTGAAATTGGTGCAGAAGACTACCAATGCAATAAATGTTTAGAAAATGCTGGAGAATtgtttgaaaaatatgaaaaacttaaaaatgcattagatattaataaaggaaGTTCTTATTTACAACTATTGTCtagtttatcaaatgattataaaaattttgaaaatgaatataattatgTTAAATGTACTAATTCCTCACCATTTGTAGCTTGTCCACGAAGTTcagtaacaaaaaatacactaatttcaattgcaattatatttgttgcagcatcaattttattgggagtttcttataag tattcgttatttggatttcggaaacgatctcaaaaacaatatttaaaagaaatgctaaaaaaataa